Proteins found in one Candidatus Methanomethylophilaceae archaeon genomic segment:
- a CDS encoding NADAR family protein, with protein MAPGWDQEKADVMADIVREKFRQHSDLAARLLATGDEYLEERNSWEDRFWGTDMDGQGQNVLGTILMAVRDELRAEASGTGKKPSPGGLRGFRHREADPRFQNTFKVYSKYMELYTW; from the coding sequence TGGCTCCGGGCTGGGATCAAGAGAAGGCCGACGTGATGGCCGACATCGTCAGGGAGAAATTCAGGCAGCACTCTGATCTGGCGGCCAGGCTGCTTGCCACGGGGGACGAATATTTGGAGGAGCGGAACTCGTGGGAGGACAGGTTCTGGGGAACCGATATGGACGGCCAGGGGCAGAACGTGCTCGGAACGATACTTATGGCGGTAAGGGACGAGCTCAGGGCGGAAGCCAGCGGGACCGGGAAGAAGCCCTCGCCCGGCGGTTTGCGAGGTTTCCGGCATCGGGAAGCCGATCCGCGATTTCAAAATACATTCAAAGTATATTCAAAATACATGGAACTGTATACTTGGTGA